The nucleotide window ATGCAATGTTTGAAGAATTTGTTCCTGCGGGGCCTGGAGCCACAGAACCTTTGAACCTGACACCAGAGCCAGCGGTAAGTCAAGTTTGAAAATCTACTCCATCTCAACCACCACTTCCTTCAGAAACAGTTCGAAGTGAAAACCCCCTGTTCAAAGATTACAAATTCCTTTTATGGGTAGAGCTGGACTGAAAATTAAGACTCGTGAATCTGAAcccataaattattaacaattatatctGACTGACAAGTTTTTACAAGTTATTGTAGATTCAAGCAATGATTAGGCAGTAGAGGTTTTGTCATAAAGTATTAATGACTTTTCACATATTACATAATGGAAAGCTATTTCACTTTacgagataaaataattttttggtttattatactTGATGGGTATAATTAAACTTAACAGGTTTAACGACTATTGGAAGCGccattatttgtttcattttcctTTCACAAACATTTTAGGCtgtgacagatttttattaatattaaaatgtctttattttCCAGTGAAGTATGGAAAAgacagattgaaaaaaattagttatgtaatggatcattttaataataaaatggaagaaatttaTGCACAATCTAATACACTGTCACTAGACGAATCCGTTTCTTTGGTGTGGCCAACTTATCTTTAGACagtttataaatacaaaacacaTATGCATAAAACTGTGTCTTAGCAGAACCCAATGGGATAGTTCAAAAATTGCATGTGCATGGAGGATCAGGAGACGTATAAGTAGGTGGTAAGGGACATACCAAAAAAGTTGTCCATGAACTGGCAGAAACAAAAAAAGATCTTGTACATggtcaatttttataatagtgtacAACTAGCTGAAGAATTGTTAGATTCCAGCATATATTGCACAGGAACTTTAGATGCAAGCAGAAAAGGAATTACACAGTCAGTACTACAAGCAGAATTAAATCGAGTGAACCCATAAGCTATTATAATAAGAAAGGCATCTGCATAAGCAAGTGGAAAGACAAATGAAATATCCTGGCATTATCAAGTGAATTTGGAGGGGAGCTGGAAGATTTTGTGAATAAAAGAggagaaactgtaaaaaaaaaattaattttacaacataataaaaatattaaaggggTGGACAGGCAAGTTCAGTAGCTGCCGTATTACCCATCTTCACACAAATCCTTAAGATGGTAACAAAAATTAGGAACtcacatatttgttttaaatgtccccaataaatagttgttttttgttcaataagTATTCTGGAAAAAACTAGTTGTAcatgattttcaattaaaaatttgttaaacgcAGCTGCCGGAAATGAAAATGTCCATGTATATTGCTGCAATATCACCAGCAATTGTTTACTAAGCAGTTCATTTGTCAAAAGGAgctaatagtaaaacaaaaagaaagcaaTGTAAATATTGCACgcaaaaatatagtaaaagattAGACTCTATATATGATCGCACTACCCTAACAATCCAAAATTTCGTTTAGAACAGTGTTTTAGGAAgtttcacaaatattaaaattcattaattataaaaaacgaataatttaacaatattttgaaagttttttaaagtaattcattttattttgttccaaTACATTCATGTATTTGtgggaaaaaattatactagctaacatatattttttaactatagtgCATTTTTCTGTATTGACTAGTTATTCCACTATGTAAATtgattacacatttttaatattacttttgtaatggtaaaataatgatttatttattattttaggaaaaatacgatgtatttaatgttaattttaaatagtagacTAAATgactatttgtaattttaagacttcatttataattacattttcaatgTCTAATCttactgaataaaaatgaatataatttgctatggatatattgtattataatgttttgtataaactcaattataattttaagattgcAAGTTTATGTACAGAAATTCAAATACGTATTTCATTTGAAGTAAGGCAGTGTTACTTTtctaccaataaataaatataaaattctatttaaaatttttattattatttgtaaaatatcacTTACAAAAATAgttgtatattatttacaaaaaaagtttccctactaatactaaaataaaaacaaatgcacAGCATGGAGCTACAAAGCATATGCGAGGCATGTGGAGAAGTACGGTAACTAGTTCAAGTAAAAATGCAACTGCTGAGCGCATTCCACGCGCTCAATGCATGCAccctttttctcaaaaattaataggaattgtaataaaaatatgtcgAAAGTATATATAACTGCCACGTTTAGATCCTAGATCCTTTCTCCAGAAAAACGTACATCAGCACGTgggataaattttactaaaagaaatagcCTGGATAGTGAACATACAATTTTATAGTAGCAGTTAATGTGTTAAAGTGATCACTTGCTTCGCCGCTCAACCAGAAATCTTGGGAGATTTATGTGAAAAACTCCATACTACCAACCAAATTCGATTACGCCATTAGAGAAGTCAACTAAGAGCTTCTTATTTCAATTTGACTTGTACCATTGCATCTCTTTCCTACAAAATTTGTCTTGTTTACTTTCTGATCCAAGCGTTTGTGTATTCTTCTATTTTTTCCACATGTTGTCCAACAAAATCCTTCCATGATTCTGCAGGAATATCATTTTGGGCTTGTTTgcctaaattattaaaaattattttaatttttttattgattatgaatAGAAAGGTGTCTCTTTAAATATGAACTCAGATTAAAAGCCTTGTGACAAAAATTGCATGTGAATTTTTTCTCAGTAGTATGAATAGAAAGATGCTTCTTTAAATAGGAACTCACATTAAATGATTTGTTACAGAAATTGCATTTGAATTTGTTTTCACCAGTGTGAATAGAAAGGTGTgtctttaaattagaattatcacTAAAAGACTTTTCACAAAATacacaagtgaattttttctcaccagtatgaataggaAGGTGTCTCTTTAACTGGCTATTGTGATTAAAAcccttttgacaaaatttacataagaattttttctCAGCAGTGTGATTTGAAAGATGTGTCTTCAAAGTAGCACTATgagtaaaagatttttgacaaataTTACATGTGTAGTTTTTTTCACCCATATGAATGGAAAGATGCCTCTTAAAGTTAGAACTATCCctaaaagacttttgacaaaaatcacacgtgaattttttttcaccagtatgaatggAAAGATGTGTCTTCAAAGTTGACGACTGACTAAAAGATTTCTGGcaaaaattacatgtgaattttttttcaccagtatgaatagaaagGTGCCTTTTAAAGTTACAACCATCGctaaaagacttttgacaaaaattacaggtgaactttttctcaccagtatgaatggaGATATGCGTCTTTAAAGTAGACAGCTGAGTAAAAGATTTCTCACATAAGTAACAAGTGAActttttttcaccagtatgagTAGAAAGATGTATATTCAAAGAAGAACACAGAGCAAAAGACTTCTGGCAAACATTACATGTAAAGTTTTTCTCACCAGAATGAATGGAAACATGTTTCTTCAAAGTTGAACTATGAGTAAAGGACTTATGacaaatattacatgtaaattttttttcaccagtatgagTGGAAAAATGTATCTTCAAAGTAGAACTTAAGgcaaaagacttctgacaaacattacatctgaattttttctcaccagtatgaacagAGAGATGCGTCTTTAAAGTAGAACTATGAGTAAAAGATTTTTGGCAAATATTACAGGTAAACTTTTTTTCACCGGTATGAGTAGAAAAATGTATCTTCAAAGTAGAATTTCGAgcaaatgacttttgacaaacaTTACATGTGAATTTTCTTTCACCAGTATGAATGGAAAAATGTTTCTTCAAAGTAGATCTATATGTAAAAGATTTCAGACAAAcattacatgaaaattttttttcagcagtATGAATGGAAAGGTGTTTCCTCAGAGTAGATTGATGAgtaaaagacttttgacaaacattacacaaaatttttttttcaccagtatgaacAGAAAGATGTATCTTCAAATTAGAACGTCGAGTAAAacacttttgacaaaatttacaattgaattttttctcattaatatgaATGTAACTATTTAAACAATCATGTTTACTGTactcaacattatttaaaaatgtatttgaacaGTCACCACAGTGTattctttttttaggttttttttcagTGATCTGAGAGATTCTTTCAACTGTTTCTATACCAAaatcctgcaaaaaaaaaatttaatacaatatttagatGTGACAATTATCTACACCCCCTCTCCCTTTAGATACCAAAATTCAACagattaaattagtatttttaaccttcttttttcatatttatgccTAGTccaatctctttaaaaaaaacagacatacaatattatttttaagaatgttaatatttcacaaatttaactggaaataaggtaaataaatgcatctgcttactaattttgttttataaactatattgtatgaactttgttttaaattcttaacTTAATGGTGtgcttcttttcattttttatgttattaccaATTATTATGTTCTTagtctatttaatttttctgtttggtATTAGTAAAAGAAATCTACTCACttgaaaacttttatgaaaaataaataaacacattcgtgttttctaaaataaacacTGTAAGCATAAACATTTCCCTCTTGCatataattgttgtttttattacaacACTGCTACAGAActgtaaaaatagtttatttactatttaattcactgtaagagttattattatttttactttaaatttttttaattataaaactatcaaTAACAAAACAAgtcaacacaaacaaaaaaaaatctgtacatgAACATATATCTGTTTCTTACACAAGTATGATAAAAATGATCTCTTTTTCAGTTACAGACAGCACAAATACGCACTTATATTTAGAAGTATcttctttttaatgtatattctTCTTATGAGTGCGTATTCTGcataaaccataaataaaattacactaatagtttttatgttgtttataaagattattaaatatctcATTCAAACACTTCTGTactcagataaattaaaaaaaaaatatttggatagcTAAAGgattaaaacaagttaatttgaattaaaaaatataccaataaatGAATCTATAAATAAACTATGCCTCATGCCTACACACGGATAATAACATCTAGCAttctgaaactaaaaaaaaaaaaaaacactaaaaattaacACTGTAAAAAGAACAGTGTGGAAAGAACACTTTTCAGCTTAGGGAATAGAAAGAAGTCACAGGGGGCCGTGTCTGGCGAATACAAAGGGGCTGAGGCATCATACCAATGTTGTCTTTGACCAAAAATTCAGGaacaagcagtgaagtgtgagaaggtgcattgtcatggtgaaattgccatgaattgttttgcctCAAATCTGGGCATTTTCTTCAGATTACTTCAAACAGCATAGAACTTCCAGATAGTAATCCTTATTGACTCTCTGATAGTGAATCAGTGATtgtctataattattttcttcagtgTTTCAATGTTGTCATCATTGTTAATGAGCTGGGACATCAATGGCACCCATCATCTTTAACATCTTCACGTCCTCTTGGGAACATTTGTACCACTtgtaaacacttgttttattcatagaaaaattgccaaaagcaacattcaacatttccattgcagtgctgcactttattcttaaagcaaaatttaatgcaaattctttgttctattttttcaACAAGTTAAAAATCGCCAACCATACAAAACAcatataactttttcaaaaacCCCAACAGTAAACTAAGCATCCAATTTGGCTACATATGTAAACATATGTTAAAGTGTCCTTAACAAAAAATTGTCACAACTGGACTTAATACAGacagggaaattaaaaaaactctgcATCTTATTTGATCAAACCTTTTTTATGTTAAAGATTTACAAGAACCATAAGAAACTGAAAAACCATTCTCTAAAAAATTAGGATTGAAGAAAAACTATGAGCATAATAAATGATACATTAGTAAGCACATGTTTctacatttctttcatttaaaagcaAGACAACTATCATAagtagttacatatttttattgacatttgtttgtatttgaataaattgataatagtAATACTGATATACTGGGCGATTCAAAAAgggttttaaaaacaattaaaaaatattgagataacTTAGATGTTCAGTTAAGATCTCATTTAATagcaaaatacatcaagttttgacttgcATAGTTCAATAGTATCAAGTTCATccaccagtattgttaaaaatggatgcatttactggtgtggaacaTGCTTGCTGTGTTctggtttcatgatttgcagttAGCAACTGTAGTTCAACATAAATTTCAGAGTACTACAGTGGGGCTCCACCTAATAGGCATTCAATTTACTCTTGacaccaaaccttcattgaggCAGGtcattctgttaaacatacaaaatcaacaGAGCACTCGTGTCTCTAgttgctgtggaacaactcagagaaagctttgcacgtagtctgaAGTAATCAACTAGATGTGTGTCacatgagactggcattccataaATAACTGACTGGTGCGTATAATGTAAACAATtgttgcacttgaagccatataAAATAACCATGGATTAACAAATTATAGATGATGAAGAAGTTGCTTGGCTGCAATTTTGTGTGAAAATGAACTGCAGACAACGATCGTTTTTAGacactgtaatttttaatgacgAGTTattgtttcacatcagtggcaaggcaATCATCACTGCCAAAATTTGGGGTAGCGAAAAcactcatgaaactttgcagcacatttgtgATGGCTCTAGGGTCAATGTTTTTTAGGGCCTAAGCAAACCTAGACTATATGGCCCATTCTTCTTCTAGGAGGAAATCATAAATAGTATCATTTATCTggaaatgcttcaaaattttctaattcctcagttagataaTGATGTCCTAGATGAATGCCATTAATATCATTTTAGAGCCCATTACCAGACTGATAGAACTTTGTCGCCAGTACACAAACACCAAAAGAGAAATTAAGGAGTACGTAGTTCTGGTCAGTGAGAGCGAGAGTTGTGGAAACTGTGATAAAAGAGTTGTATGCATTATTGCAGCCCGTACTTATAGGAGTATGCAGTAGTGCTGAACCGTTGAAGGATGCAGCTACACAAATTACGAGAGCCGTCAACAGACAGCTGTTGTCATAGATAGAGGAGGGTGTGCCAGATGAGGAAGTCTTGGACCTGGTTATCAGGAGGTGGTCAGGGGAGTTGGTTTGGTTTGCTTTGCATTTCTCTTGCcaacaccccattcggtcgccctaaagcataagaccaaatgtctgtgccacaaacagctactgacccatgaaacagtttagcgaccagtgtcctaactagctcctagagctaacctaaaagtaTGAGTGGAATAAGCGTGATATCATACCACTCACTTGCATgacccaccgctcacttgtcatatatactAAAATGGGTAGATGCACCcaatcaactactaaaacatatatgactatcaataattaaatttatctcatcaaagacagcaattcaaGATTTTTctaagagctgggcagtcgaacaatATGTGTTCAACTGGATCTCCCCGTAGACATAgagttcatcagctgccagacggaaccaaaacaaatattggtttaaatttacatggttggagagcactcgatCTCCCATGGCCTTAAAAaatgaaggagaggcataccattcccccaaatcctgtataaacttatacaaggatcttcccttagtcgtggcatgccattcttgctgccatgcttccatcgtgagGCTGTAAAGCTTCCTCCGCAagtgggagatgggcaactgtttgaaatttagaaccggtgcattgagatcaccattCTGCTCCGGTACAGGCCCAGCCCAAAAtcacatcccaaatacctcggcctccctgcctcttccaTATGGCCACCCGACCTTCTTTTACCACTGAATTgattggaagagcctttcccaatacggtggtagtctcataggagattgttttaaaaacaccagtgcatacaattaaggctctgcgcactccttaaattttgaataagtgatCAATTTCTTTCTAAGCTATGCGCCCAAACAGACGCTGTGTAATAGGTcatactttcaaagacacctcaatacaccatgtacaaatgacagccgacagtccgtaatcctttcaAGTAATCCTCCTAAACTTGTGCATCACAGATATGGTGTCCGccactacttgcctaatatggttgctaaacagcaaattttcataaaaaaaaacacctaggtacttatgaactcaaaCTCAACTGATTGCTTTCTTGGGAACAGAAATCCTTAAACtctgaatgtccatccagccctctgcggttgacaaagccaccTGCGCTCGGTCTTGTAGCTGCGGTCATGAGTTACCacaaactaacaggagacagtcatcggcaaaaGCCTGGGCCGTAACCCCTTCCAAGAATGTCAGACCCAAAAATTCgttgaataccaggttccacatcAAGGGATCAAGAACGGAGCCCTGAGGGCTCCCCCTGGTCAGGGGAGTGCTTTAAAAATTGAGGAGGTTGTTGCGTCAAAGACGCAACAACCTCCTCAATTTTCTTGCGGCATAAGATTGAACTATTCTTGTAGCATGTAGTATTAAGTTAGTGCGCTAAGCGCAGTCATACAATACGGCCGAGTCGCCAGCTAATGTgtcaatattcttttattattaaagttgttaGTATCACAGTTATATTCAATTCAGTGTTTTATTCTACAGTCCATTAACCAAATTAAGTTCAACTATCAACACAATACATATTGGTCTAGCGACCGGATGTTTATCAGTGAAAATATGATCCAATTTCTTCAAATCGTAAGTGACTAGTGCTATGATGCTAAGTTTAGACTATCATTCTatccagaaaaaagaaaaatctgcaaCGTAAATTCATTTGTTTATCAGTTGACTGAACAGTTAATACTTCATTTtggataaatcaaattattaaattatacacttaTTTTACAGTTTGAGCACTCGATTTTATAGTTTGTATCTGCTCAATATCTGTTCTATAGTATTTGTGTTGTTATTCAAAGACGGAACAATGGCTATGAATTAGGAGCggtataaataatcaataatctgaatgctgtatttttgtaaaaatatacgaATATTACGTATATGCATATTACTATcgatataattcatatttatatatatacgaatatcaCTATTACTAGGCCATCTCCAGACATCACATCGGCAGTGTTGATACAGCCTACATTTCATCGCCGTGTCAGGCGTTATCGGTAAGCTGACTGCCACTCTTATCACAgtattgttaatttgttaatgCCTGTTTATACTATGTTAATTATCCTTATTTACTTACATCAGTATGTACACCTTGTTTATCTCAAATCCTTACGTAACCCCAATTACAAATTACCATTATCAATTTAAAACTACCAAAcctatttatcatataaatatattccttTCATTCATCATCATTTCcttagtttattatttgttagtatttatttgttatcGCAATTATTCAAACTTGTTATTGATTACGTCTTGTATTATTCAAACTGACTAAAATGCAGATTTTGAAACCCAAATGAAACAAAACAGGCGTAAACGAGGTACATTTAAAGGCTCTATTACGCGCATAAAAACATTTGTAGAGTCTTTAGACTGTGAAAACCAAGATCTTGATTTAGTAAAGGTCAAACTGGATCATTTAGAAACAACTTGGCATACATATGATGAGGTGGAAACCTTTTTAGAACTTAACCACGAAAGTGAAGATAGATAGGGAAGGCAGatagggaagaagtggaagaaatatttcttattcttaaatcaaagttacaaaaaatcttaaattctaaCTGCAGCAATTATAAAAGAGATAAATCTATTATTCTTCCAAAAATAGATTTGCCGAAATTTAATGGTTCTTATGAAGACTGGTTAacgtttaatgaatttttccGTGCAGTAGTTCATGACAACGAAAATTTaacggtaatttaaaaatttcattacttaacaTCATCGTTAACTGATTCCGCTctacaaataatcaaaaatttatcgGTCACAGCTGATAATTATACAGTCACCTGGAAATTGCTCGAAACTAGGTTTACCAAGAAGCGACTCATAGTTTCAAAACATGCTCGTGAAATACTTAATGTTCAGAGTATTCCAAAAGAATCGGCATCTGACATATCTAATTTTATTGATAcaatatcaagaaatataaatgcGTTAAAGGCATTAAAACTCGAGACTAATTATGCAGAACTAGTTTTAACCCAATTATTTGTCCAGCGCTTAGACCAAGCAACTCTACAGGTCTGGGAATCCACCATATCGGCTGATACCTTCCCAAATATCGATCAGTTTATCAGTTTCCTAGAAAGGCGCAGACAAATCTTAGAAAGTTCTGTTTCAGTGTCCCAAGGCAACAATTCCcaaaaatattcagtagattCGCATTGCACGAAACAATACAATCAATTTAAGCGAGACAAAGACTTTAAGTCTTCCCAGAAAATTCATGCTCATGCGGTTAGTATAGCAAAATCGGAATGTCTTTACTGTAAGCAACCTCATTTACCCtataaatgtatgaattttcTTAAGTTGCCAGTAAATGGTAGAATATCATTTGTCAAAAAGCACATTTAACTGTCTTAATAGTAATCACAATGTCAAAGAATGTTATAATTCTCATTATTGTAAATACTATAAGCATAAACATCATTCAATCTTGCACGACAATGCATTCTCTCAAGTTAAGGAATCTAATACCATTTCTAAGGATAAACAGAAGACAGTTAAAGGGGTAGCTCAAGTTGACCCAAACATTTACAATAACTATTGCAGTTTAATGATTCAGAGCGCGACACGAGTTTTACTAGCCACTGCTATAGTTGGTGTCAAGGATTCACAAAAAACACTACAGCCTTGCAGGGTGTTGCTTCATGCAGGCTCGCAAGCGAACTTCATTACTGAAGACACGGTTCAGCGTTTAAAGCAAAAGCGTGAACGGGAAAATCTACCAATTCATGGAATAAATAACATCTCAGGCACCGTAAAATACAGTGTTACCATTCAGTTACATTCAAATTATCAAGAATATGCTActacaattaaatgttttgtattaccTTGTATTACAAGTTCTATGCCCTCCGAACCCATCAATACGAGTACGTGGAACCTTCCAAAATTCGTAAAACTCGCGGATTATCATTTTAACACACCCGGTAATATAGACATATTGATAGGATCtgaattgtatttacatttaatgaagaagggtcaAATAAAGAAAACTGAGAACTTCCCAGTCATTCAAG belongs to Lycorma delicatula isolate Av1 chromosome 1, ASM4794821v1, whole genome shotgun sequence and includes:
- the LOC142331265 gene encoding uncharacterized protein LOC142331265 isoform X2, with the translated sequence MDTPIDDMFTGENLFCSNVKLEIKDEIEDMEFLPKPVIKTEDDSVSEYDVDESHSLVLEKEELSEDGINIPVAVASIEIASIKLEKLHTKLEEKDFGIETVERISQITEKKPKKRIHCGDCSNTFLNNVEYSKHDCLNSYIHINEKKFNCKFCQKCFTRRSNLKIHLSVHTGEKKILCNVCQKSFTHQSTLRKHLSIHTAEKKFSCNVCLKSFTYRSTLKKHFSIHTGERKFTCNVCQKSFARNSTLKIHFSTHTGEKKFTCNICQKSFTHSSTLKTHLSVHTGEKKFRCNVCQKSFALSSTLKIHFSTHTGEKKFTCNICHKSFTHSSTLKKHVSIHSGEKNFTCNVCQKSFALCSSLNIHLSTHTGEKKFTCYLCEKSFTQLSTLKTHISIHTGEKKFTCNFCQKSFSDGCNFKRHLSIHTGEKKFTCNFCQKSFSQSSTLKTHLSIHTGEKKFTCDFCQKSFRDSSNFKRHLSIHMGEKNYTCNICQKSFTHSATLKTHLSNHTAEKKFLCKFCQKGFNHNSQLKRHLPIHTGEKKFTCVFCEKSFSDNSNLKTHLSIHTGENKFKCNFCNKSFNVSSYLKKHLSIHTTEKKFTCNFCHKAFNLSSYLKRHLSIHNQ